Proteins encoded together in one Carya illinoinensis cultivar Pawnee chromosome 3, C.illinoinensisPawnee_v1, whole genome shotgun sequence window:
- the LOC122304133 gene encoding phytoene synthase 2, chloroplastic-like isoform X2, with protein sequence MSAILWVVSPKENAQSLLSLIPRNGRRRRCKFNSRLSLSAYSNAVANPSRSSEERVYELVLKQAALVRELRKESALDLGKTIETDGTTDWNLLNKAYERCGEVCAEYAKTFYLGTLLMTPERRRAIWAIYVWCRRTDELVDGPNASHITPKAMERWEKRLTDLFEGRPYDMYDAALSDTVSKFPVDVQPFKDMIEGMRLDLRKSRYDNFDELYLYCYYVAGTVGLMSVPVMGIAPKSKVSTERIYNAALALGIANQLTNILRDVGEDARRGRIYLPQDELACSGLSDEDIFRGKVTDKWRSFMKGQIKRARMFFDEAEKGVAELSSASRWPVWASLLLYRQILDAIEANDYNNFTKRAYVGKAKKLVSLPAAYGRALLGPSKLVELVKR encoded by the exons ATGTCGGCTATTCTTTGGGTGGTTTCTCCGAAGGAGAACGCTCAGTCTCTGCTCAGTCTTATTCCAAGAAACGGCAGAAGGAGAAGGTGTAAATTCAACTCAAGACTTAGCTTATCTGCTTATTCAAATGCTGTTGCGAACCCATCGAGATCCTCGGAGGAGAGGGTGTATGAATTGGTGCTAAAGCAAGCAGCTCTGGTTAGAGAGCTAAGGAAAGAGAGTGCTCTTGATTTGGGGAAAACCATCGAGACTGATGGGACGACTGATTGGAATCTGTTGAATAAGGCTTACGAGAGGTGTGGCGAGGTCTGTGCCGAATATGCCAAGACTTTTTACTTGG GTACATTACTTATGACGCCAGAACGCAGAAGAGCTATTTGGGCAATTTATG TGTGGTGCAGGAGGACTGACGAGCTTGTGGATGGGCCTAATGCTTCACACATTACACCCAAGGCTATGGAAAGATGGGAAAAAAGACTCACCGACCTCTTTGAAGGTCGCCCGTATGACATGTACGATGCTGCCCTCTCTGATACAGTCTCAAAGTTCCCTGTGGATGTACAG CCCTTCAAAGACATGATAGAAGGAATGAGGTTAGACTTGAGAAAATCAAGATACGACAACTTCGACGAGCTCTACCTTTACTGCTACTATGTTGCCGGGACTGTCGGACTCATGAGTGTTCCGGTTATGGGGATAGCACCAAAATCAAAGGTTTCAACCGAGAGAATTTATAATGCGGCATTAGCCCTTGGAATTGCTAATCAACTCACCAACATACTCAGAGACGTTGGAGAAGA TGCTAGGAGAGGAAGAATCTATCTACCTCAAGATGAACTAGCATGTTCTGGACTTTCAGATGAGGATATATTTCGAGGCAAAGTGACAGATAAATGGCGGAGTTTCATGAAGGGGCAGATAAAGCGAGCGAGGATGTTCTTTGATGAAGCAGAGAAGGGTGTTGCAGAGCTCAGCTCAGCCAGTAGATGGCCCGTCTGGGCATCTTTGTTGCTATATCGACAGATCTTAGATGCCATCGAAGCTAATGATTACAACAACTTCACAAAACGTGCTTACGTAGGAAAAGCAAAGAAACTTGTCTCGCTTCCTGCAGCCTATGGTAGGGCACTTCTTGGCCCCTCAAAATTGGTCGAGTTGGTAAAGAGATGA
- the LOC122304133 gene encoding phytoene synthase 2, chloroplastic-like isoform X1, whose protein sequence is MSAILWVVSPKENAQSLLSLIPRNGRRRRCKFNSRLSLSAYSNAVANPSRSSEERVYELVLKQAALVRELRKESALDLGKTIETDGTTDWNLLNKAYERCGEVCAEYAKTFYLGTLLMTPERRRAIWAIYVWCRRTDELVDGPNASHITPKAMERWEKRLTDLFEGRPYDMYDAALSDTVSKFPVDVQANSTSITCFLGQPFKDMIEGMRLDLRKSRYDNFDELYLYCYYVAGTVGLMSVPVMGIAPKSKVSTERIYNAALALGIANQLTNILRDVGEDARRGRIYLPQDELACSGLSDEDIFRGKVTDKWRSFMKGQIKRARMFFDEAEKGVAELSSASRWPVWASLLLYRQILDAIEANDYNNFTKRAYVGKAKKLVSLPAAYGRALLGPSKLVELVKR, encoded by the exons ATGTCGGCTATTCTTTGGGTGGTTTCTCCGAAGGAGAACGCTCAGTCTCTGCTCAGTCTTATTCCAAGAAACGGCAGAAGGAGAAGGTGTAAATTCAACTCAAGACTTAGCTTATCTGCTTATTCAAATGCTGTTGCGAACCCATCGAGATCCTCGGAGGAGAGGGTGTATGAATTGGTGCTAAAGCAAGCAGCTCTGGTTAGAGAGCTAAGGAAAGAGAGTGCTCTTGATTTGGGGAAAACCATCGAGACTGATGGGACGACTGATTGGAATCTGTTGAATAAGGCTTACGAGAGGTGTGGCGAGGTCTGTGCCGAATATGCCAAGACTTTTTACTTGG GTACATTACTTATGACGCCAGAACGCAGAAGAGCTATTTGGGCAATTTATG TGTGGTGCAGGAGGACTGACGAGCTTGTGGATGGGCCTAATGCTTCACACATTACACCCAAGGCTATGGAAAGATGGGAAAAAAGACTCACCGACCTCTTTGAAGGTCGCCCGTATGACATGTACGATGCTGCCCTCTCTGATACAGTCTCAAAGTTCCCTGTGGATGTACAG GCCAACTCAACATCGATTACTTGCTTCCTTGGACAGCCCTTCAAAGACATGATAGAAGGAATGAGGTTAGACTTGAGAAAATCAAGATACGACAACTTCGACGAGCTCTACCTTTACTGCTACTATGTTGCCGGGACTGTCGGACTCATGAGTGTTCCGGTTATGGGGATAGCACCAAAATCAAAGGTTTCAACCGAGAGAATTTATAATGCGGCATTAGCCCTTGGAATTGCTAATCAACTCACCAACATACTCAGAGACGTTGGAGAAGA TGCTAGGAGAGGAAGAATCTATCTACCTCAAGATGAACTAGCATGTTCTGGACTTTCAGATGAGGATATATTTCGAGGCAAAGTGACAGATAAATGGCGGAGTTTCATGAAGGGGCAGATAAAGCGAGCGAGGATGTTCTTTGATGAAGCAGAGAAGGGTGTTGCAGAGCTCAGCTCAGCCAGTAGATGGCCCGTCTGGGCATCTTTGTTGCTATATCGACAGATCTTAGATGCCATCGAAGCTAATGATTACAACAACTTCACAAAACGTGCTTACGTAGGAAAAGCAAAGAAACTTGTCTCGCTTCCTGCAGCCTATGGTAGGGCACTTCTTGGCCCCTCAAAATTGGTCGAGTTGGTAAAGAGATGA
- the LOC122304134 gene encoding glutamate decarboxylase 1-like translates to MQENSIPKEVAYHIINDKLMLDGNPRLNLASFMTTWMELECDKLIMYFVNKSHVDKDEYPVTTELQALDEKIRDCILHGAKWR, encoded by the exons ATGCAGGAGAACTCGATCCCAAAGGAAGTGGCATACCATATCATCAATGACAAGCTCATGCTGGATGGGAATCCAAGGCTGAACTTAGCGTCATTCATGACCACGTGGATGGAGCTGGAGTGCGACAAGCTCATCATGTATTTCGTTAACAAGAGTCACGTCGACAAGGATGAGTACCCCGTCACCACTGAGCTCCAG GCATTAGATGAAAAGATTAGAGATTGTATTTTGCATGGAGCCAAGTGGAGGTAA